In one window of Tellurirhabdus rosea DNA:
- a CDS encoding ABC transporter permease, which translates to MNLTENISEGLRSIASNRLRTILTSAIIAIGITSLVGILTAIDGIQASLESGLGSLGANTFDIEGPNMFRRFGGRAEKQVPPIDFRQAMIFKRRFPYKASISVSAMITGAAQVKYASKKTNPNTQLVGVDDTYLAVKGSKLAQGRNFTENDLVNSLNVAIIGSELVNTLFERNVSPEGKEISVLGTRFKVIGVLEKKGSLNGAGDDRLVLIPLNVGRALAGGRALTFDITSTVEGSKDPDVVIGEARGLMRQIRQDPLGRPDSFRIIRADELAKELEENTNVLRIGGFGIGFITLLGAAIALMNIMLVSVTERTREIGIRKSLGATPQRIREQFLIEAIVICVLGGLGGILLGLGIGNLISMVVSQGKGGFVVPWFWMMMGIIVCVAVGLFSGIYPAFKASRLDPIEALRYE; encoded by the coding sequence ATGAATCTAACCGAAAACATCAGCGAAGGACTTCGCTCCATTGCATCCAACCGGCTACGAACGATCCTGACTTCGGCCATCATCGCCATCGGGATCACCTCCCTGGTGGGCATCCTGACGGCCATCGACGGCATCCAGGCGTCTCTCGAAAGCGGCCTAGGTTCGCTGGGGGCCAATACGTTTGACATTGAAGGGCCGAACATGTTTCGCCGGTTTGGCGGCCGCGCCGAAAAGCAGGTACCGCCGATTGACTTCCGGCAGGCAATGATCTTCAAGCGGCGCTTTCCCTACAAAGCATCCATTTCCGTCTCGGCAATGATTACCGGGGCCGCGCAGGTGAAATATGCCTCCAAAAAAACGAATCCGAACACGCAGTTGGTGGGCGTGGATGACACCTATCTGGCCGTCAAAGGCTCGAAACTGGCGCAGGGCCGGAACTTCACCGAGAACGACCTGGTCAATTCCCTGAACGTGGCCATCATTGGGTCGGAACTCGTCAATACGCTTTTTGAACGGAATGTGTCACCGGAAGGCAAGGAAATTTCGGTGCTGGGAACGCGCTTCAAGGTAATCGGGGTGCTGGAAAAGAAAGGCAGTCTGAACGGCGCCGGCGACGACCGGCTGGTGCTGATTCCGCTGAACGTAGGCCGCGCGCTGGCAGGCGGCCGGGCGCTGACCTTCGACATTACGTCTACCGTCGAGGGCAGCAAAGACCCGGATGTGGTCATTGGAGAAGCCCGCGGCCTCATGCGCCAGATTCGGCAGGACCCGCTGGGCCGCCCGGATTCGTTCCGCATCATCCGGGCTGACGAACTGGCTAAGGAACTCGAAGAAAATACCAACGTCCTCCGCATCGGCGGCTTCGGCATCGGCTTTATCACCCTGCTGGGGGCCGCCATTGCCCTGATGAACATCATGCTGGTTTCGGTCACCGAACGTACCCGCGAGATCGGAATCCGGAAATCGCTCGGCGCCACGCCCCAGCGCATCCGGGAGCAGTTTCTGATCGAAGCCATCGTAATCTGCGTACTCGGCGGTCTGGGCGGTATCCTGCTCGGTCTGGGAATCGGGAACCTGATTTCCATGGTTGTCAGCCAGGGCAAGGGCGGATTTGTCGTTCCCTGGTTCTGGATGATGATGGGAATCATCGTCTGCGTGGCCGTAGGGCTGTTCTCCGGCATTTATCCCGCTTTCAAAGCCTCCCGGCTTGACCCGATCGAGGCGCTGCGGTACGAGTAA
- a CDS encoding asparagine synthetase B: MNRLLLPFILFFALVSPAMASKILIPMDEGQKNHLKAYGIAYWVLKQYDTEIDWLLNYRGGSFMMPVNQKFINELVVRGVSYDVISDAQGAQILAEVSSPDANMDAVKLQKAPKVAVYSPKTKQPWDDAVTLVMTYAEIPYEVVYDDDIMEGKLTQYDWLHLHHEDFTGQYGKFYQFRSEPWYVAQRREAELIAKKYGLTKVSQLKLSVVRKIREYCLGGGYMFAMCNATDTYDIALAAQNTDVAESIYDGDGADPAANNKLDFSQTMAFRNFQVYTNPYLIEFSNIDNQPDERGLSEQNDYFTLFQFSAKWDPVPTMLTQNHMNIIKGFMGQTTAFKKNLIKPEVVVLAESKAANEARYIHAPYGKGFFTFYGGHDPEDYRHEINEEPTDLALHPNSAGYRLILNNILFPAAKKKKQKT, from the coding sequence ATGAACCGGCTGCTGCTACCGTTTATCCTTTTCTTCGCCTTGGTAAGCCCGGCGATGGCTTCCAAAATCCTGATTCCGATGGATGAGGGCCAGAAGAATCATCTGAAAGCCTACGGCATTGCCTACTGGGTGCTGAAGCAGTACGATACCGAAATCGACTGGCTGCTGAATTACCGCGGCGGCAGTTTCATGATGCCGGTCAACCAGAAATTCATCAACGAACTGGTGGTGCGCGGCGTGAGCTACGACGTTATTTCCGACGCGCAGGGCGCCCAGATCCTAGCGGAAGTATCTTCCCCGGATGCCAACATGGACGCGGTCAAGCTCCAGAAAGCCCCGAAAGTAGCCGTTTATTCGCCCAAGACCAAACAACCCTGGGACGACGCCGTCACGCTGGTGATGACCTACGCGGAGATTCCGTACGAGGTGGTCTACGACGACGATATCATGGAAGGCAAGCTGACCCAGTACGACTGGCTGCACCTTCATCATGAGGATTTTACGGGACAATATGGGAAATTTTATCAATTCCGCTCCGAACCCTGGTACGTGGCCCAGCGCCGCGAAGCCGAGCTGATCGCTAAAAAATACGGCCTTACGAAAGTTTCTCAGTTGAAGCTGTCCGTCGTTCGCAAAATCCGGGAATACTGCCTCGGCGGGGGGTATATGTTTGCCATGTGCAACGCCACCGATACCTACGACATCGCCCTGGCCGCCCAGAACACAGACGTGGCCGAGTCCATCTACGACGGCGACGGCGCGGACCCCGCCGCCAACAACAAACTGGATTTCAGCCAGACCATGGCCTTCCGCAACTTTCAGGTGTATACGAACCCCTACCTGATCGAGTTTTCCAACATCGACAACCAGCCCGACGAGCGGGGCCTGAGCGAACAGAACGACTACTTCACGCTGTTCCAGTTTTCCGCCAAATGGGACCCCGTCCCGACCATGCTGACCCAGAACCACATGAACATCATCAAAGGGTTTATGGGACAGACCACGGCCTTCAAGAAAAATCTGATCAAACCCGAAGTGGTCGTTCTGGCCGAGAGCAAGGCCGCCAACGAGGCCCGGTACATTCACGCGCCCTACGGCAAAGGCTTTTTCACCTTCTACGGCGGGCACGATCCGGAGGATTACCGCCACGAAATCAACGAAGAACCGACCGACCTCGCCCTCCATCCCAATTCGGCAGGCTACCGGCTCATCCTGAACAACATCCTCTTCCCGGCCGCCAAGAAGAAAAAACAGAAAACCTGA
- a CDS encoding VOC family protein, with product MKICQLELLCHDLEATRTFYVDTLQLPVVCELPGSLTVRAGWTDLIFVRTDTPVAPYHFAFNVATNSLETLIKSFPLPYLNTAFGQRIATFTDWRARACYFRDAAGNLVEFIERRDALFGGAPSQLFQGVSEIGLAVDDVTALTRYLVEEFALPQFSKMNPLPDFNAVGDDFGLFILARTGRKWLFTDIPAEAQPCKVLFTDCYNLPHLLTFRERKAAIAAC from the coding sequence ATGAAAATCTGCCAACTGGAGCTGCTTTGTCACGACCTGGAAGCCACCCGGACCTTTTATGTCGACACGCTGCAGCTTCCCGTCGTGTGCGAACTTCCGGGCAGCCTGACCGTTCGGGCCGGCTGGACCGATCTGATTTTTGTGCGTACGGATACGCCGGTCGCGCCCTACCATTTTGCGTTCAACGTCGCGACCAATTCCCTGGAAACCCTCATTAAGTCGTTCCCCCTGCCCTATCTGAACACCGCTTTTGGGCAGCGAATTGCCACGTTCACGGACTGGAGAGCCCGGGCCTGTTACTTTCGGGATGCCGCCGGTAACCTCGTGGAGTTTATCGAACGCCGGGACGCGCTGTTTGGCGGCGCTCCCAGTCAGCTTTTTCAGGGCGTCAGCGAAATCGGACTGGCGGTAGACGATGTTACGGCCCTTACGCGGTATCTGGTCGAGGAGTTTGCACTGCCGCAGTTCAGTAAAATGAATCCGCTGCCGGATTTCAACGCGGTGGGGGATGATTTTGGCCTGTTTATTCTGGCCAGAACGGGCCGGAAATGGCTTTTCACCGATATTCCAGCGGAGGCGCAGCCCTGCAAGGTGCTGTTTACCGATTGCTACAACCTCCCCCATCTGCTGACGTTCCGGGAGCGGAAAGCCGCCATCGCGGCCTGTTAA